The Pseudomonas sp. B21-023 genomic interval GGTGATTGCCACGTAGAGCAGGAAGCGGATCGGCATGTGGTTGGTCTTGAAGTAGATCCCCACCATCGCCCCCAGCTCCAGGTAGATGAACAGCAGCAGGATGTCATCCACGCTCACCCCACCCTTGCCCAGCATGTCCAGGAAGGTCACTACCGCCGCATAGGCGGTGATCGCGCCGATACCGAACAGCGCCAGGTAATGGAAGGCCTCCACACACAGGTTGCCCAGCGAGTCGGCGGAGCCGTGCAGGCCCTTGCGCAGCTTTTCTGCCCATTTGATGTTCACGATGTTCGATTCCTGATACTGAAGGTCTTGGTTGCCATGCAGTTAAAGGGCCATGGCCCCTGTCTTGGAAGGCGGTCGATTGCCGCAAGACACCTGTGGACTACGCTGATTGTCAGTTTGCCTGGCCATCATTGCGGTTGCAGGGTGATGGCCTGACGATGTACTGTATAAAAACACAGCAATGCGCAATCCAATCAGCAAAAAGGCACAGAGGTGATGAATGGCCGTCGAAGTGGTGTACCGCAGCAGCCGCGACCCGGAGCGCTTGTTCATGGATAAGGCCGAAGCAGACCGTCACGACAAGATGCTCGAGCTGGCCGAACGCCTGGCCGAGGTACTGCACAAGGCCGTGCCTTCGATGAGCGAGCAGCAGGTAGAGGAAGCCGGCATCTACATGGCGAAGAACCGCGATGTGTTCGCCCGAGCGTTCAAGAGCCAGCCCGATGCGCTGGCGGAGCTGCTCGAAGGCGGCGCGGTGGAATGACGCCATCGCGGGGCAAGCCTGCAAGGCTCGCATCCATGGAAAATCTCGTGGGAGCGGGCTTGCCCCGCGAAATGGCTTTCAGCCGTACAACAATCTTTCCGCCAGCATCTGCGCCACCCGTGCCGGCGAACGTTTCTCCGCCTGGGCATGGGCGAACACTTCGGTCAGCCGCGAAGGTATCCGCGCCAGGTGCGCGGTAATGGTCCCCAGCCCCTCGCCCCGATGGGTCAGGGCCACATAGATCAGCCCACCGGCATTGATCACATAGTCCGGCGCATACAGGATTCCCCGGTTCTCCAGCTGGTCGGCCACCTGCAAGGTGGTCAGCTGGTTGTTCGCCGACCCCGCCACCGCCGCGCAGCGCAGTTGCATCACGCTCTGCCCGTTCAGCACCGGCCCAACGCCACACGGCGCAAAGATGTCGCACGGCGTGCTGATCAAGGCTTCATGGGCCACCGGGTGGGCATTGAGCTGCTCCACCGCCAGGCGCACCTTGCCGGCATCCAGGTCGCTGACCAGCAGCTCGGCGCCGGCCGCATTCAGTTGCTCGGCCAGCGCATAGCCAACGTTGCCCAACCCTTGCACCGCCACTCGCAATCCCTCCAGGTTGTCACTGCCCAACCTGGCCATGGAGGTGGCGCGGATGCCGGCGAACACGCCCATCGCCGCATGTGGCGATGGATCGCCCGAGGCGGTGGTGCTGGTGACGTAGGGAGTGGCCTGGGCGATGCAGTCCATGTCGAGGGTCGAGGTGCCACTGTCCACCGCCGTGATGAAGCGGCCCTGAAGGGTGTCGACGAAGCGCCCGAACGCCTCGAACAGCGCTGCACGGTTCTCCACATGCGGGTTACGCACGATCACCGCCTTGCCGCCGCCCATCGGCAACCCGGCCAGGGCCGCCTTGTAACTCATGCCCTGGGCCAGACGGATGGCATCGGTCATGGCGCTTTCGTCGTCGGCATAGGGCAGGTAGCGACAACCGCCCATGGCCGGACCCAGTTGTTCGCTGTGAATCGCCACCACGGCCTTCAACCCCGTAGGCGGGTCGATGAACAAGTGCAGTGACTGCGTGCGAGTGCTTTGCATGAGCGCGAACATCGACGGGCTCCCCAGCGAGGTGCTGCTAC includes:
- a CDS encoding phosphate-starvation-inducible protein PsiE; protein product: MNIKWAEKLRKGLHGSADSLGNLCVEAFHYLALFGIGAITAYAAVVTFLDMLGKGGVSVDDILLLFIYLELGAMVGIYFKTNHMPIRFLLYVAITALTRLLIGDVSHHKAPDVGLLYVCGGILLLAFAILVVRYASYRYPSTKALDASGKEVDEGK
- a CDS encoding YebG family protein, translated to MAVEVVYRSSRDPERLFMDKAEADRHDKMLELAERLAEVLHKAVPSMSEQQVEEAGIYMAKNRDVFARAFKSQPDALAELLEGGAVE
- a CDS encoding Glu/Leu/Phe/Val dehydrogenase dimerization domain-containing protein, encoding MFALMQSTRTQSLHLFIDPPTGLKAVVAIHSEQLGPAMGGCRYLPYADDESAMTDAIRLAQGMSYKAALAGLPMGGGKAVIVRNPHVENRAALFEAFGRFVDTLQGRFITAVDSGTSTLDMDCIAQATPYVTSTTASGDPSPHAAMGVFAGIRATSMARLGSDNLEGLRVAVQGLGNVGYALAEQLNAAGAELLVSDLDAGKVRLAVEQLNAHPVAHEALISTPCDIFAPCGVGPVLNGQSVMQLRCAAVAGSANNQLTTLQVADQLENRGILYAPDYVINAGGLIYVALTHRGEGLGTITAHLARIPSRLTEVFAHAQAEKRSPARVAQMLAERLLYG